One Leptolyngbya ohadii IS1 genomic window carries:
- a CDS encoding response regulator, producing the protein MSEVKRILIIDDEEDIRAVVQVSLEEFGGWRTIAASSGLEGLQLARSTVPDAILLDISMPDFDGFQVCEALQQDVQTQSISVIALTAKVLPSDRQRFASLNVAGVITKPFDPMLIWKEVAKILDWKTL; encoded by the coding sequence ATGAGTGAAGTAAAGCGGATTTTAATTATCGATGACGAAGAAGATATTCGCGCAGTGGTGCAGGTGTCGCTGGAGGAATTTGGGGGCTGGCGGACGATCGCCGCATCCTCCGGTTTAGAGGGACTACAGCTTGCCCGATCGACTGTGCCCGATGCCATTCTGCTCGATATTTCCATGCCGGATTTCGATGGCTTTCAAGTTTGCGAAGCACTCCAGCAGGATGTCCAGACTCAGTCAATTTCAGTAATTGCGTTAACGGCAAAAGTGTTACCCAGCGATCGTCAGCGGTTTGCTTCGCTGAATGTGGCAGGCGTGATTACTAAACCCTTTGACCCAATGCTGATTTGGAAAGAAGTCGCAAAAATTTTAGATTGGAAAACCCTGTAA
- a CDS encoding phospholipase D-like domain-containing protein: protein MPWIEIILCVAVLTIAFLILYLRGVFEPKVKYRSDQRLSLNDPNFLPLFVGFSQSLSTQAHLSGFWSQPDRIYAARLAAIRKAQHSIQFETFFMTPGARANEFADALINRAVAGIHVQVLVDHYGTHKLSSSYWKRLRAVGVEVRFFHPPKLKVPLRYLSRTHRKLLIIDGTVAFIGGMGVSDNWDGDPTIGDKAPWLDCEIRLENDVVTVLVGVFLQHWLYAGGEAKGGYFPKKPSSEKAKPMLVVLHDADSKISSINALFWFSLQAAQQRVWIASPYFILDRNTRTALIQAKKRGVDVRIVTTSDRNDKPPVYYASRERYQHLLPAGISIYEHQPSMIHAKLVLVDHDWISFGSANFDPRSFYHNDELNLAWFDPDFAPTIEEFFLETFEKSDRIEWSSWRKRPWWQKWIGRCFLLLRWQL from the coding sequence ATGCCTTGGATAGAAATTATTCTTTGCGTTGCAGTCCTGACGATCGCGTTTTTAATTTTGTATCTGCGAGGAGTATTTGAGCCGAAAGTCAAGTATCGCTCCGATCAACGCCTGTCGCTGAATGACCCCAATTTCCTGCCGCTGTTCGTTGGCTTCTCGCAGTCGCTTTCGACTCAGGCTCACCTCTCCGGGTTCTGGTCACAGCCCGATCGAATTTATGCTGCAAGGTTAGCTGCGATCCGAAAAGCACAGCACAGCATTCAGTTTGAAACTTTTTTCATGACACCGGGAGCGCGGGCGAATGAGTTTGCAGATGCCTTGATCAATCGTGCCGTCGCAGGGATTCACGTTCAGGTTCTCGTCGATCATTATGGAACGCACAAGTTATCCTCTTCCTACTGGAAACGACTGAGGGCGGTGGGTGTTGAGGTTCGCTTCTTTCACCCCCCCAAATTAAAAGTTCCCCTGCGATATCTCAGCCGTACCCATCGCAAACTCCTGATTATTGATGGCACTGTCGCCTTTATTGGTGGAATGGGTGTATCAGACAACTGGGACGGCGATCCCACAATCGGAGACAAAGCACCCTGGCTCGACTGCGAAATCCGCTTAGAAAACGACGTTGTCACTGTTCTGGTGGGCGTTTTTTTACAGCACTGGCTGTATGCGGGAGGTGAAGCGAAGGGTGGATATTTTCCCAAAAAGCCATCTTCTGAGAAGGCTAAGCCAATGCTGGTTGTCCTTCACGATGCCGATAGTAAGATTTCGTCGATTAATGCCTTATTCTGGTTTAGCCTGCAAGCTGCCCAACAGCGAGTCTGGATTGCGAGTCCTTACTTCATTCTCGATCGCAATACTCGCACTGCTCTGATCCAGGCTAAGAAGCGCGGGGTGGACGTGAGAATTGTGACGACGAGTGACCGCAACGATAAGCCGCCCGTTTACTATGCCTCTCGCGAACGCTATCAGCATCTTCTTCCCGCCGGAATTTCAATTTACGAACACCAACCGAGTATGATTCACGCCAAACTGGTGTTAGTGGATCACGATTGGATTAGCTTTGGGAGTGCAAACTTCGATCCGCGAAGCTTTTATCACAACGATGAATTAAATCTGGCATGGTTTGACCCAGACTTTGCGCCCACGATTGAAGAATTTTTTCTAGAGACTTTTGAGAAAAGCGATCGGATTGAATGGTCAAGCTGGCGAAAACGACCCTGGTGGCAGAAATGGATTGGTCGTTGCTTTCTCCTGCTCCGGTGGCAACTCTAA
- a CDS encoding SAM-dependent methyltransferase — protein sequence MKSRSWFALVSGTLLGAIVLASCAPNPVATTPATNPATNPATAPADSAPPLEAQTAESQTETANADPDVPYVPTPQVVVDRMLQLAEVGSNDVVYDLGSGDGRLVITAVDQFGASRGVGIEIQPQLVTEANQKAQAEGISDRATFRQEDLFKTDFSNASVVTLYLLPRVNLELRPRLLAELKPGTRIVSHDFDMGDWEPDEVVQVQGPNRTHTIYKWTVPEEIPENLRG from the coding sequence ATGAAATCTCGATCCTGGTTTGCTCTGGTTAGCGGAACTCTGCTGGGAGCGATCGTCCTGGCAAGCTGTGCCCCTAATCCAGTTGCAACCACTCCAGCCACAAATCCAGCCACAAATCCAGCCACAGCCCCCGCTGACTCTGCGCCACCGCTAGAAGCACAAACCGCAGAATCTCAGACTGAAACGGCAAACGCTGACCCCGATGTACCCTATGTTCCCACGCCTCAAGTGGTGGTCGATCGAATGCTGCAACTGGCAGAAGTGGGTTCAAACGACGTGGTGTATGACCTGGGCAGTGGGGACGGTCGATTGGTCATTACGGCAGTGGATCAGTTCGGAGCGAGTCGCGGAGTTGGCATTGAAATTCAGCCGCAGCTTGTGACGGAAGCTAACCAAAAAGCTCAAGCCGAAGGCATATCCGATCGCGCCACGTTCCGTCAGGAAGATTTGTTTAAAACCGACTTTAGCAATGCTTCCGTGGTGACGCTGTATTTGCTGCCGCGTGTGAATCTGGAACTGCGTCCCCGCCTGCTGGCAGAACTGAAGCCAGGAACGCGCATTGTATCCCACGATTTTGACATGGGCGACTGGGAGCCGGATGAGGTTGTGCAGGTGCAGGGTCCAAACCGGACACACACGATCTACAAATGGACTGTACCTGAAGAAATTCCAGAAAACCTGAGAGGATAA
- a CDS encoding APC family permease: MNLSEGDAKQLPLRDGRLPLAESNPSANRLQPTLNLVDAIALTVGVVIGAGIFETPAFVAGEAGSVPALILLWLAGGGISLIGALCYAELATTYPHPGGNYHYLRMAMGKNVAFLFSWARMTVMQPGSIVLIAFVLGDYATQILSLGSYSASIYAALAIVLFTGLNLLGVHPGKWVQRGLTVMEVLGLLLVVIVGLTIDAPDVPATAIAPEASGNLGLAMVLVLLSYGGWNEAAYISAELRNVKRNMIRSLMWSIGIISGVYVLINLAYLHGLGLAGMVQSQAVASDLLRQAIGEPGARWISLLIVIATLGSLNATVFTGARTNYALGRDFPSFAKLGRWHVQAHTPTQALWVQGAISLALVGLGSLNRSGFKTMVDFTSPIFWLFFLLTGIALLILRRKHPQQERPFRVPFYPLIPVLFCLVCGYMLYSSLAYTGTGAIVGGAILMLGLPVLLVMRRMEETVTNHS, encoded by the coding sequence ATGAATTTATCCGAAGGCGATGCGAAGCAGTTGCCACTTCGCGATGGTCGCTTGCCTCTGGCAGAATCCAACCCTTCCGCAAACAGGCTACAGCCGACGCTCAATCTAGTAGATGCGATCGCCCTAACCGTAGGCGTTGTAATTGGTGCCGGAATCTTTGAAACGCCCGCTTTTGTGGCAGGGGAAGCAGGGAGTGTTCCCGCACTGATTCTGCTTTGGCTAGCTGGCGGCGGCATTTCCCTGATCGGCGCACTCTGCTATGCGGAACTGGCAACGACCTATCCGCATCCGGGCGGCAATTATCACTATTTGCGGATGGCAATGGGCAAAAATGTTGCCTTCCTGTTTTCCTGGGCAAGGATGACCGTAATGCAGCCTGGCTCGATCGTCCTAATCGCGTTTGTGCTGGGAGATTATGCAACTCAAATTCTATCGCTTGGATCTTACTCAGCCTCTATTTACGCGGCATTGGCAATCGTGCTGTTTACGGGACTGAATCTGCTAGGAGTACATCCCGGCAAGTGGGTTCAGCGAGGTTTGACGGTCATGGAAGTGTTGGGTCTGCTGTTAGTTGTGATCGTTGGACTGACCATAGACGCTCCCGATGTTCCTGCAACTGCGATCGCTCCTGAGGCTTCGGGTAATTTGGGACTGGCAATGGTGCTGGTGCTGCTCTCCTATGGTGGCTGGAATGAAGCGGCTTATATTTCTGCCGAGTTACGGAACGTCAAGCGAAACATGATCCGATCGCTGATGTGGAGTATCGGCATCATTAGTGGGGTGTATGTCCTGATTAATCTGGCATATCTGCACGGTTTAGGACTCGCGGGCATGGTGCAATCCCAGGCAGTTGCCTCAGATCTGCTGCGGCAGGCGATCGGTGAACCCGGTGCAAGATGGATCAGTCTGCTGATTGTGATTGCCACCCTGGGATCGCTCAACGCTACGGTGTTTACAGGGGCGCGAACTAACTATGCGCTGGGACGGGACTTTCCATCGTTTGCCAAACTGGGACGCTGGCACGTTCAGGCTCATACGCCGACGCAGGCGCTTTGGGTACAGGGAGCAATCTCTCTGGCACTGGTGGGTCTGGGAAGCCTCAACCGCAGCGGCTTCAAAACGATGGTTGATTTTACCTCGCCCATATTCTGGCTGTTCTTTTTACTCACCGGGATTGCACTGCTAATTCTGCGCCGGAAACATCCCCAGCAGGAGCGTCCGTTTCGCGTTCCTTTCTATCCGCTGATTCCTGTCCTGTTTTGCCTGGTTTGTGGCTATATGCTCTATTCCAGCCTGGCATATACCGGAACGGGTGCGATCGTCGGTGGTGCAATTCTGATGCTGGGTCTTCCGGTGCTGCTAGTGATGCGTCGCATGGAAGAAACTGTCACTAATCACAGTTGA
- a CDS encoding sensor histidine kinase encodes MHPSTHPPIHPSTPLPHILFTVKDQGRGIPADKLETIFEQFQQVDVSDSRQKGGTGLGLAICKKIVQEHGGKIWVESVLGEGSTFYLALPIADS; translated from the coding sequence ATCCACCCATCCACCCATCCACCCATCCACCCCTCTACCCCTCTACCCCACATCCTCTTCACCGTCAAAGACCAGGGACGCGGCATTCCTGCGGATAAACTGGAAACGATCTTCGAGCAATTCCAGCAGGTCGATGTATCAGATTCGCGGCAGAAGGGCGGTACGGGATTAGGACTGGCAATTTGTAAGAAAATTGTGCAGGAACATGGCGGCAAAATTTGGGTCGAGAGTGTGCTGGGCGAGGGAAGCACCTTTTACTTGGCGCTGCCGATCGCAGATAGCTAG
- a CDS encoding DUF1349 domain-containing protein → MVTMQWNNEPPAWQPLPNGLHLTTGARTDFWRKTHYGFIRDNGHFYYATVTGDFTVEVKITGQYRVLYDQAGIMVRENESVWLKCGIEFVEDIQNVSAVVTRDFSDWSVVPLLQPPVSIWLRVQRRAEAIEIQYSLDGNQYQMLRLAYLTQSDTVQVGLMAASPQGEGCEIKFEDFRITKSG, encoded by the coding sequence ATGGTCACGATGCAGTGGAATAATGAGCCGCCTGCCTGGCAACCCCTGCCCAACGGTCTTCATTTGACCACAGGGGCTAGAACCGACTTCTGGCGGAAAACGCACTATGGGTTTATTCGAGATAACGGTCACTTTTACTATGCAACGGTGACAGGCGATTTCACGGTGGAGGTGAAAATTACCGGACAGTATCGCGTGCTGTATGACCAGGCGGGGATTATGGTACGAGAGAATGAAAGCGTCTGGCTCAAATGCGGCATTGAGTTTGTGGAGGACATTCAGAACGTCAGTGCGGTGGTGACGCGGGATTTTTCGGATTGGTCAGTTGTTCCCCTGCTGCAACCGCCAGTCTCGATTTGGCTACGAGTCCAGCGACGAGCAGAGGCAATCGAAATTCAGTATTCGCTGGATGGGAATCAGTATCAGATGCTCCGGCTGGCGTACCTGACCCAAAGCGACACTGTACAGGTCGGATTGATGGCAGCGTCCCCGCAGGGAGAAGGATGCGAAATTAAATTTGAGGATTTCAGGATAACTAAATCAGGATAA
- a CDS encoding PAS domain-containing hybrid sensor histidine kinase/response regulator translates to MDALTASEMTFFFDRSLDLLSVIGLDGYIRRVNPKFAEVLGYSKAALLSQPFIELVHPDDHAATLAEVETLKAGAPTLYFENRYRTVDGDYRWLAWTASPQVEQGVMYCVARDITGQKAIEAERQSLEAALQRANLELEQRVADRTAALERINAALRESEERNHLAMTVARMFTFEWEPVSDRVCRSAQGNSLLGLTDGSPQEDTGSNWFQRIHPEDQGRFTAILQALTPENSTYHITYRVVQSESQEVVLEESARALFDADGQFIRLIGITADVTERHQLQFDLEASREVLQRQLAEIETIYQSAPVGLAFLDPDLRFVRINQQLAEINGLSVEDHLGRGVQEALPEIAERLEPLLRQVIESAEPIVNLETQGTTFAQPGVERNWLASYYPQTDPNGQVVGINTVVQEITERKATEAALRQSEERYRTLFESIEDGFCIIQMQFDEDQTPIDYQFLEINPAFERQAGLTGATGKTVRQLLPDLESFWLDTYGKVALAQEAIQFENYTQTTDRWIEVSAFPTGHSEEHKVAVLFRDISDRKSIETQRERLLQQEQTARSAAEYANRMKDEFLAVLSHELRTPLNAILGWAQLLQLPQTRTERLHHGLAIIERNAKHQVQLVEDLLDVSKVVQGKLTLHFAAVDLAEPIKAALETVEFSAQAKDIRFKVCLDPLVRQVKGDAGRLQQVIWNLFSNAVKFTPQGGRVTVHLTQDDHHAQIQVSDTGKGIEPEFLPHVFELFRQQDSSTTRAFGGLGLGLAIAHQVVEAHSGTITAASDGEGSGATFTVRLPLLPAPPVPMLAHSELPQSSLHNLRVLAVDDELDSLELIRVSLEQEGAIVTPVTSARAALAALDQQQFDLLISDIGMPQMEGYALIRVVRQLPDRINRQIPAIALTAYVGEANQRQVLEAGFQAHAAKPMSPQLLVDLIKAVISK, encoded by the coding sequence ATGGATGCTCTTACCGCCTCTGAAATGACCTTTTTCTTTGACAGATCGCTTGATTTGCTGTCTGTGATTGGATTGGATGGCTACATCCGGCGGGTAAATCCCAAATTTGCTGAGGTTTTAGGCTATAGCAAGGCAGCACTACTGAGTCAGCCCTTTATCGAGCTGGTTCATCCCGACGATCATGCAGCGACCTTAGCAGAAGTCGAAACGCTGAAAGCGGGTGCCCCCACACTCTACTTCGAGAACCGCTACCGAACGGTGGATGGCGACTATCGCTGGCTGGCTTGGACCGCTTCCCCCCAGGTTGAACAGGGCGTGATGTATTGTGTGGCACGGGACATTACCGGGCAAAAAGCGATCGAGGCTGAGCGACAATCCCTGGAAGCTGCCCTGCAACGAGCAAATCTGGAACTTGAACAGCGGGTTGCCGATCGAACCGCAGCCCTTGAGCGGATTAATGCTGCCCTGAGAGAGAGCGAGGAGCGCAACCATCTGGCAATGACGGTGGCACGGATGTTTACCTTCGAGTGGGAGCCTGTCAGCGATCGCGTTTGCCGATCTGCCCAGGGCAACAGTCTCTTAGGTTTAACGGATGGGTCTCCCCAGGAAGATACCGGCTCCAACTGGTTCCAGCGGATTCACCCGGAGGATCAAGGTCGCTTCACGGCTATTCTGCAAGCCCTGACTCCAGAAAACAGCACCTATCACATTACCTATCGAGTGGTGCAATCGGAGAGCCAGGAGGTAGTGCTGGAAGAGAGCGCACGCGCCTTGTTTGATGCCGACGGGCAGTTTATTCGGCTAATCGGCATTACAGCAGATGTTACTGAACGTCATCAATTACAGTTCGATTTAGAAGCCAGTCGGGAAGTGTTGCAGCGACAACTGGCTGAGATTGAAACCATCTATCAATCTGCTCCGGTTGGATTAGCCTTCCTCGACCCTGACCTGCGGTTTGTCCGAATTAACCAGCAGCTTGCAGAGATCAATGGATTATCCGTTGAAGACCATTTAGGGCGAGGGGTGCAAGAAGCCCTGCCAGAGATCGCAGAACGTCTAGAACCTCTGCTGCGACAGGTGATTGAATCGGCTGAGCCAATTGTTAATTTAGAAACGCAGGGGACAACTTTTGCACAACCGGGAGTCGAGCGGAACTGGTTGGCTTCCTACTATCCGCAAACCGATCCGAACGGGCAAGTTGTTGGAATCAATACGGTGGTACAGGAAATCACCGAGCGAAAAGCCACAGAAGCCGCCCTGCGCCAGTCGGAAGAACGCTACCGCACGCTGTTTGAGTCCATCGAAGACGGGTTCTGCATTATTCAGATGCAGTTTGACGAAGATCAAACGCCGATCGACTATCAGTTTCTGGAAATTAATCCAGCCTTTGAACGACAGGCGGGACTGACGGGGGCAACTGGAAAAACGGTTCGCCAACTTCTGCCTGACCTGGAATCCTTCTGGCTAGACACCTATGGCAAGGTTGCGCTGGCTCAGGAAGCCATCCAGTTTGAGAATTATACCCAAACCACCGATCGCTGGATCGAGGTGTCTGCTTTTCCGACAGGACACTCTGAAGAACATAAAGTGGCAGTTCTCTTTCGAGACATCAGCGATCGCAAAAGTATAGAGACGCAGCGGGAACGGCTCTTGCAGCAGGAGCAAACAGCCCGAAGTGCCGCAGAATACGCAAACCGGATGAAAGATGAGTTCCTTGCCGTTCTCTCCCACGAACTGCGAACCCCCCTCAACGCCATTCTGGGCTGGGCACAGCTGCTGCAATTGCCTCAGACCCGTACAGAGCGACTTCATCATGGACTGGCGATCATTGAGCGGAACGCCAAGCATCAGGTGCAACTGGTTGAGGATCTGCTGGATGTCTCCAAGGTAGTTCAGGGTAAACTGACGCTTCACTTTGCTGCCGTTGATCTGGCTGAACCGATTAAAGCCGCTCTGGAAACTGTGGAGTTTTCGGCGCAGGCGAAAGATATTCGGTTTAAGGTCTGCCTTGATCCCCTTGTCAGGCAGGTGAAGGGCGATGCGGGCAGGCTTCAGCAGGTAATCTGGAATCTGTTCTCCAATGCCGTGAAATTCACTCCCCAGGGTGGACGGGTGACAGTTCATCTGACCCAGGACGATCACCATGCTCAAATCCAGGTGAGCGATACCGGCAAGGGAATTGAGCCAGAATTCCTGCCCCATGTATTTGAACTCTTTCGCCAGCAGGATAGTTCAACGACTCGCGCCTTCGGAGGATTGGGTTTAGGTTTGGCGATCGCGCATCAGGTGGTCGAGGCGCATAGTGGGACAATTACAGCAGCCAGTGATGGAGAAGGGTCTGGCGCAACATTTACAGTTCGGTTGCCCCTGCTCCCCGCACCTCCGGTTCCAATGCTTGCCCATTCTGAATTGCCACAGTCTAGCCTGCACAATCTGCGCGTGCTGGCAGTCGATGACGAACTAGACTCCCTGGAACTGATCAGAGTCTCGCTGGAGCAGGAAGGTGCGATTGTGACTCCCGTTACGTCAGCCAGAGCAGCCCTGGCGGCATTGGATCAGCAGCAATTTGATCTACTCATTAGCGATATTGGGATGCCTCAGATGGAGGGCTATGCGCTAATTCGTGTGGTTCGCCAGTTGCCCGATCGAATCAATCGGCAGATTCCGGCGATCGCGCTGACGGCATATGTGGGAGAAGCGAACCAGCGGCAGGTGCTTGAGGCTGGATTTCAGGCTCACGCGGCAAAACCGATGAGTCCCCAGTTGTTGGTTGACCTGATCAAAGCAGTGATATCAAAGTAG